Proteins from one Chiloscyllium plagiosum isolate BGI_BamShark_2017 chromosome 49, ASM401019v2, whole genome shotgun sequence genomic window:
- the cskmt gene encoding citrate synthase-lysine N-methyltransferase CSKMT, mitochondrial — protein MTGSPVKYGRKVIVPKSIGQEDFSILSKCQCRSDGLNGLLKVSGLCVSENSVSIVLADYLFTDLQKQTTWDTIYQRSQGQPFQYFDWFLGYSSLRGLILQLLQDMESEAPLKLLDIGCGTSELGPRLYCECPFPLHVYCVDFSPIALAIMRAQFSLLPLPVSPASQLHFVQMDIGNLSGFQQQSFDLILDKGTLDALLRADDGGEAARCALTQSLGMLRPGGSMLQISDEDPDVRIVWLESLCLATVTALEVDTEKNAGYFAYIIKPTSMSTWR, from the exons ATGACTGGCTCACCTGTAA AGTATGGGAGGAAAGTGATTGTCCCAAAGAGTATTGGACAAGAGGATTTCAGTATTCTTTCCAAGTGTCAGTGTaggtctgatgggctgaatggcctccttaagGTGTCAGGGTTGTGTGTGTCTGAAAACTCAGTCAGTATTGTTCTTGCAGATTACTTGTTCACTGACCTACAGAAACAAACGACCTGGGACACAATCTACCAGAGGAGCCAAGGTCAGCCATTCCAGTACTTTGACTGGTTCCTGGGATACTCCTCACTGAGGGGGCTGATCCTGCAGCTACTGCAGGACATGGAGAGTGAGGCTCCACTCAAGCTGCTAGATATTGGCTGTGGCACCTCGGAGCTGGGCCCCCGCCTGTACTGTGAGTGTCCATTCCCACTCCATGTCTACTGTGTGGATTTCTCTCCCATCGCACTCGCCATAATGCGTGCACAGTTTTCACTGCTGCCTCTGCCTGTGAGCCCAGCTTCCCAACTGCATTTTGTACAAATGGACATCGGGAATCTCTCAGGCTTCCAGCAGCAGAGCTTCGATCTCATTCTAGACAAGGGAACACTGGACGCGCTGCTCCGAGCAGATG ATGGTGGTGAGGCAGCTCGCTGTGCCCTGACACAGTCACTTGGAATGTTGAGACCTGGTGGTTCGATGCTGCAGATATCAGACGAGGATCCTGATGTAAGGATTGTTTGGTTGGAGAGTCTCTGTCTTGCGACTGTTACTGCACTCGAAGTGGATACTGAGAAAAATGCTGGTTATTTTGCTTACATTATCAAACCAACCTCGATGAGTACATGGCGTTGA